AGGGAGATCCCAAATTCTCGGAGATCCGGGCGCTGTTTCCGATTCCGTCGCTGACCATGCATTTCGTCATGGGCGGTAGCGAGGGGCCGACCACGTTGGACGCGCTTGAAGGTAAGCGCATTCTTCTGGGCAAAGGCAGTTTCGGGGCACGCGAAGGCGAAAAATATCTCGATCTTTTCGGGCTGACCGACAGCGTCACCATTGCTGATGCCGAGCTGTCTAATGCCGGTGATGCGCTGACCAACGGGCAGATCGACGGTTTCGTGACTGCGGGCAGCTATCCCGCACCAAATGTGATCGAGGCGGCTGCCGGGGACGGCGTTCGCATCCTGTCGCTGAGCGAGGAACAGATCGCCCAGACCGGTCAGGCCAAAGTCCTGATTCCCGCGGATGTCTATCCGGGACAATCGGGGGACATCACAACCACCGGGCTCCCGGTCGTGGCGTTCACCACGACCGACATGGACGATGACACCGCATATGCGCTGACCAAGGCCTTCTGGGAACAGCGCGACAAGATGGCCGAGACCGCGCCCTGGTGGGCCGGGGTCGGCACCGAACAGGTCGCCGAACTGGGCCAGCTGCATCCCGGTGCGGCGCGCTATTACGAAGAAGCAGGCGTCACGATCGCCGAATGACACCGCAGACGACCCCAAAGACGCGGCGGCTGGCCATGCTGGCCGCCGCGATCGTGCTGGTCGGCTTTCATCTCGGGCTGATCTTTTCGGGGATCGTGCCAAATCTGGTCGCCCGGCCGCTGCATCTGGCGCTGATCCTGCCCTGGATCTTTATCTTTGCGGAGCCGCGCGGGCGCGTGCCCGATCTGATCGGCGCCGCGCTTGCGGTCGCTGCCATGGCGGCAGCGCTCTGGATCGCGATGAACGCCGACCGTCTGGCG
This genomic window from Paracoccus sediminicola contains:
- a CDS encoding TAXI family TRAP transporter solute-binding subunit, encoding MMTYWRQAALAGTIILAASAAQADTRLTYKSAKTGTSYYQMGVELAEAVKAATGDDITMTVEESQGSVQNVMEVRARGGDYVFTSPPSLVAGAQEGSGPFEGKGDPKFSEIRALFPIPSLTMHFVMGGSEGPTTLDALEGKRILLGKGSFGAREGEKYLDLFGLTDSVTIADAELSNAGDALTNGQIDGFVTAGSYPAPNVIEAAAGDGVRILSLSEEQIAQTGQAKVLIPADVYPGQSGDITTTGLPVVAFTTTDMDDDTAYALTKAFWEQRDKMAETAPWWAGVGTEQVAELGQLHPGAARYYEEAGVTIAE